The Brevibacillus humidisoli DNA segment TAGACAAAGATCGCAGCCATCATGACGACGACCAGCACGGACAATACCGCTTGCGGGATGAACAGGACTGTCTTTGCTCCAAGTATGGAACCGACAAACGACACCGGGAAAAGCAGCAGCATCAGCTTCCGGTCAAACTTGCCCTGAGCGATAAAAGTAGCAGAACTTGTCGCCGAGGAGATCGTACCAGCTAGCTTATTGGTGCCAAGTGCAAGATAGGGAGGGATGCCAAGGCCGAGCAGTGCGGGCAGGGAGATCAGACCGCCACCCCCGACGCAACTGTCGATGAATGCGGCGATGAAGCCCCAAAAAGCAAGCAAGATAATAGTGGAGAGTTCTAGTTCCAACGTTGGGTCACCTGATTTCTGTATGATTAGATGATTGATATTCCATAAGTCTAGCACGATGGGTTACAATTGCAGGGGTATAGGATCCACATTGTTCGGCAAAACTACTCGTTGGGCAAATGCTGTGGTGAAGACACGCGGTAAACTTTTTCTTTTCAATACTTTAACAACAGATTTGTTGTGTTAGTTCGTAGATTGGTTTATAATATGTATTGGAAACGAAATACCATAGTACATAAGGAGGAATTGAGATGGCTCATCAACTGCCACCACTGCCCTATGCTTTTGACGCACTGGAACCGCATATCGATGCACAAACGATGGAGATCCACCACGATCGCCACCACGCCACATACGTAAACAATCTGAACGCTGCATTGGAAGGTCAGGCTGACCTGCAGTCCAAATCAATCGAAGATCTGATCGGCAACCTGGATGCCGTTCCGGAATCGATCCGCACTGCCGTTCGCAACAACGGTGGCGGACACGCTAACCACACCTTGTTCTGGGAAATCCTCAGTCCAAATGGTGGGGGTGCTCCGAGCGGCGCACTGGCTGACGCGATCAATGCCGCGTTCGGCAGCTTCGACAACTTCAAAGCCGAGTTCGCCAAAGCGGCTACCACTCGTTTCGGCTCCGGCTGGGCCTGGTTGGTTGTTGACAATGGCAAACTGGCCGTTACCTCTACGCCAAACCAAGACAGCCCGCTGATGGAAGGCAAGACGCCGATTCTCGGACTGGACGTATGGGAGCACGCTTACTACCTGAAGTATCAAAACAAGCGTCCTGACTACATCGGCGCTTTCTGGAATGTCGTCAACTGGGACGAAGTGAGCAAGCGCTTCGAAGCTGCTCGCTAACATGACAAGGTAAAGA contains these protein-coding regions:
- a CDS encoding superoxide dismutase; translation: MAHQLPPLPYAFDALEPHIDAQTMEIHHDRHHATYVNNLNAALEGQADLQSKSIEDLIGNLDAVPESIRTAVRNNGGGHANHTLFWEILSPNGGGAPSGALADAINAAFGSFDNFKAEFAKAATTRFGSGWAWLVVDNGKLAVTSTPNQDSPLMEGKTPILGLDVWEHAYYLKYQNKRPDYIGAFWNVVNWDEVSKRFEAAR